In Podospora pseudopauciseta strain CBS 411.78 chromosome 2 map unlocalized CBS411.78m_2, whole genome shotgun sequence, the genomic stretch CTGTGCCACTCACGGGCAAGCTGTTGATGGCAATGGACGTGGCGGTCTTGGGTTGCAGCAGTCGGTCGAATGCTGCTGAAGATTCGGTGATGGAGAGAGTGTTTGGGTGTGTGACGGATGGGCTCGCCGTGCCTGATGGTGTGAGAGGCTGGGTTGTCTGGGTTCAGTTGGAGCAGGCGAGCTGCTGGTTTTTTGCAGTCTTGGGCCCTGGAGAATGTCCAGAACATTACAGGTTGGCCCAGCCTGTGGTAGTGGCTAGATGGATGCCTAaggccaacaccacccgcgCTTGTGGGCCCAAATTTGTACCAATTTCCAAGTCTCGGCACCACATCCGACCGACATCGCGCTTGCATATTCACATTCATCACAGGGTAAAATTGTATGTTCTACAAGAGATTTGCTCTTTTATTCCATCTATTTTACTTTCAtcaccccatcacctccgcTGGGAGACCCGGAGACTCGAGGAGAAAGCTTCCATGTCGGCTGACTAGGTACTTCCAGGTACTTGTTGTCTAGGGGCGAAGCGGAGCCCTAACAGCCTTTCAAGGATGGGGGTCCACGGTCGAGGTCTTTTGCTGGGTGCCAAAGAAAGCTGGAAGGGGCAAAATTCACAAGCAGCTGCGGggtgagatggaggataACCCACCATCAACTACTCACCGAACCCTAGCACGCGATGCTGATAGaccacacacactctctTCTGGATGACATGGGAGTTCATGCAACAATTGAAGGGGCATCTGATGCTGAGGAAAACTAGACGCCGTTGGCGGTCATCAGGTTTACACATGGAGGGCCATTGAAGCGAGGCAGGCGAGCGGCGCCGTTTCAACCAGCTCTTTAGAGTTTGCCCACCATCAGATCGAAAACACTTCTCACGTCGACAacttctcctcttctctcctctcctctcgcGGAGCTGCAGTTGGTAACATGCACAAGAGCCGGCGTTGTGTGACCCGTCCACTTCTTACACCTTGATGGCCCAAATGCCCAACAATGTATCGCCCTCGCCGTCTGCCGAGCTGTTCGGGTCGCCTGATTCCCCAAGCCCATCGTTCACTCGTTGGAAACTGAGCGCTAcctcccaccctcccacCTACTGCACTCCAACTCACAAACGACAGCTCGCAACTTTCATGCATTCGTGGGGTCGGTGCGCATATCACGTTCTCGTAGCTTTACGGTGTAGAGCTTCAACCGAAGCGGAGAAGGGCCGTGATGCCACCcctgttggtggttgatcCCCCACCGACCCTCTTGAACAACGTTCAGGCCCAAACCGCCATCCGCACCAGACCCACCCCgtcgcccttcttctttcaaTATCACTCCCTTGTGATTCTCTCTCCGACATTTAACGGCGGCGTAGTTACCACCCTGCCTACAGGAAACGCTTGCGTAGACCAGTCAGCCTGAAACGAATACCTATCACCAAACCGCCCAGATCCTAGTGTCCGCCCATCGACTTAGAAATTTTAAGTGCCATTTACCGCTGACGTCGTGGCTGGAAAGCGGCACAGATCTGACCTTGGGGGGTTCCAGCCCGGAGAGGCAAGTTCCATGATGACACACAGtcaaggcgaggaagggTACGGGAAAAAAAGATCTTGGTTTTATAGCCTGAAATCAAGCATTTTTCAGCTCGGCATTTCCCCCCTTGCCTCACCGCAAAACCTCCAGCATCAAATACCTGTCTCAGTTCAGCCTCCTGATTCTTTTGCTCAATCGAAGACTATCATCGGCATCTTTCCGCGCTGATCACCCATCagctgaggatgaggggcTTTGCTAAACCTCATCCGTCACATACACACGTGAATATCTTTGACACTCTACACAAGACACACAGTATGGATACCGGTCCATCACGccaagcatcaccaccaccaacaagccaAGAGCATGCAATGAGGGGTAACTACCCCTTctcctcactctcacccCCGAGCTGAAAGAGAAAGGATTCCACATCTCAAACCAGGTTTTTGCGTAATGTCAAACGGCAGCGGGATGGACGGGCGGCTGTGTCTGTGTTATTTCGATCGAAATGTAAGATCTTTGACATTTTCTGAAGCGCTGTAAAGGCTTGACATCTTCCCGCTGGTGAGTTTGTGTATAAATATACGTACTGGCGGCAGCAGGAACCCGTATACGCCTCGGCGCTTAACAAtgttcaacaacaaccgccagcCCCCAAAAAGGAACTCTCAGTTGGACAAGAGACGCGGCTGTTTGTCTcactttcttctttctttcttcttctcgaacCTCGATCTGACAAAGTCTCAGGGTTCGATGAATCGAAGTTTTATTACAAAGAGAGAACGAATTGCGCGGTTGCGGATACCTGCAGGAGGTGGGAGCGGGGGGACATTCGATTCCCATATTAAAAACATGCAATACAAGCGGAGAATGGGAGTTGGTAGCAGCAGCCAAGAAGGAACCCCTATTCTTTACAGGTTATATTACCTACCTGACTTACATTCTCTTTCTTTGTGCGGGTGTAATGAGGTAGGGTTGTATTGGATACTCCCATACATAACATATGGAAAATGTAAGAAGGGGAGGTCTGTGTGTAGGTTCGTTTAGGTAGGTACACAAACGTAGGTTTCATGTTTGGGAATTTTTCTAGCGTTACCATCTGTGGAAGTTTGAAGGTTGGATATGCACGCTCGGATGGCCAGCCAGACTTTGAGTTTTGGCATACTTTTTGACCGATCATCCGACCTACAGGGTGAGGAAAGGGAAGAGGCGGCGGTAGATCTGGGAGGCGATATCGCCGGCATCACCGGTTGTGGGATCGACAGTTGTTGACGCCTTAACACCAACCCAACTGCCTACATTATCTTCAGCTGACGAGATATACACTACAAGAGAGGGGTGTATAACATATACACTATTACTTTATGACTTGAGATCGACAAGCTGTGTGTTATATACACCCGTTATTCCCGCCTTGTTGGGTTCTGGTCTTATGTCCGAGCTGTCAAAATCTCCGGCTCCGATCCCGGGTTCTGTGTTACTGGGGAAGCATCGCACGAATCTGAACTTAGGTAAGGTGAGGTGGGGATAACGAAGAATCATTGCCATGTCAACATGAAGCTAGTGTTATGACGAAAATGGCACTGGGAATAGGATGATGAACTGCTTCCGATGTTTCCATTATACGCCTTTCTAGCTAATCAGCCACCGAGAAGCCCAGCTATATGACACGAGTCCAGAGAAGCGACTGAGTGACCTAAGAGCAAATTGTACAATTATTTTCGCCGAGTCGTTATGTGTGTCCATCTTCCATATGTAGCATTATGGATTAAATCCTTTCAGCTCAAGATTTTGTCTCGTCGTACCTGGAATAACAAAAAGCCGTCACACTTCAACACTATAAACTAATTGTAGAAGTTCTCTCATCATGGAAACGCCTGTAACTTAATAACATCAGGTAATCCCATATTACAACTCCTCACGTCACGCAACATCTACATATAAGTTCTGTGTTGTAATTTTTTTGCATGAGACAACAAAACACTACAAGTGAAAGAATATACAGAGCCCCAAAGGCAAAAGTCATGATTCAACAAAGAAAGGGAAGTGACGAATATTCAGCGCCAACTTCTCGACAAGACCCAAGTTGTGTCTCGACTTTGTAGTCGAAAAGCACTTATAGGAATTAAACAACCAAGCCGTAAAGTCAAACAGAGACTCAGAACTTATAACTCAACTCGATAGCTAAAGAACATTCTCAAGAAATACAGACAGCCAACCAAGTCATAAAAGTCCAGCCTCAATACTCACAGAAAGCTCACCCCCCATCTTCTAACAAGAAGCTACGAAAACCTCGAAAGGTTTTAACGAAGAAGGATCGAACTCGGGGCCTATCGGTTGCAAAACCCCGGCGATGGGCGGTGGGCGGTAAACAGCAGCTCTGACATCCTTACCATTTGACCTGACCACACAGGTGTGTGGCGCCCTGGTAAGCATTCcagagctgctgttgggaaGGGGCATGTTTTGACCTAATATATAAGCCATCGTTTGCTCCTTCCCTGAAGGTGTGCACAAAGTCGAGTCGTGAGGTCAAGTTGCACAGCAACAGAACCACACCAGACCCATCTCGTCTCACAAAGCTGGAGTCAAACAGTTGATcaaattactttaattacaCAGCAGCAAAGCCGAGCAACCCATCATACCCAATATGCACAACCAACATACCCCCTTCAATGCTATCCCAAATCAAAAGCCCACCAACGCCTTGCTCAAatcaaccctctcccccaatCTCAACATTAATCCCCACTAACCCTAGCATGCCTAAAATACTTCATCCCCACCCacgcaaccaccacccaaacccaGGCCATCACACAGCTAAGTATCATCAACGCAGGATAATACCCCACAATCGGCAACGTTGGATCATCCTCCAACTCAGGCGGCGCATACGGTGTAGTCCCCACATCCCACGCCCAGCTCCAGACCCCCAAGCAGctccccatcccaatcaCAAACACCGTCCACGTCacaatcaacaccacccacccccaccactccGTCTCGGAATAGTCCCAGTCTGAGTCTGGTTGTGGCAAGGGTGTCGTTGATAGCCCTGCCAGAGAGTTGAGTGCCAGCGGGGACTTCGCTCTCTGAACCGTGCCGCGACGGCGTTGGATTGATGGGAGGATTGATGAGCCTGAGGTGGATGATCCGAGGCCCAACGGTCGTGGAGGGCTGTGGGGAGaatgggggaggttgagaaagTAAGAATCTGACcccgaggcggaggagacaGAGGCTCTTTccgggcggaggaggttaacggaggaggaggtggacgagaGGTTCGAGGTTGATGAACCCGGCCCGGTGGGGACGGCCATGTGAAGGGCGTCTTCATCGTCTGTGGTGTTGTAGCTTATACTTGGGCTTCTTGAGCCGGTGATGCTATTTCTTGAGCTGGGCGTGTTGGCATTTATAGGGGCCAATGCGGCAGTCGGGGTTGCGTCTGGATCGGACGGTTGGGAACCACTTCGGCTGGCATATCCGTCCATGCTGGGTCGGGGTGTGAGGTCTGATATTCCCAGACCGTACGGTGTAGATGTATTAATAGAATTCTTCGAGATACCGCTATTACTCTGGAGGTGTAATGTGTTTGATGTAACCGAGGTCGGCGCGGTGCCGGCTGTGACTTGGATTGGTGTCCCGTTTGGTTCGCCATAGACGTTCAATTTTGTGTCGATTGTTAGTCCACGATCCCGCTTTTCTCTTTGAGCACCCCGCCCCAACAGGGCAACCTTTCGCAACGATCCTCTACGTCGTCGTGTTTTTAGCGATTGCGGCTGCTGGGTTTGATATTGGATAATGTGAGGCAACGGCGGGGGCGCAGCGTTGGGCGCACCCGCGTGGCGTGGAGGAGTGTCGGCGGGTATGGAGGTGAAAGAGGGCGTGGGAGGAAATGTTGTGATCTCGGTCTCGTTGGTGTTGCGGCGGGATCGTGGGCGGTGTTCGCCCGAGTTTCGCATAAAAGGTAGTTTCGAAAGCAAGCCTCCAGCGCCAGAGCTGCTGCGTTTGCGACCGGGCGCTGGACGAGTTGGGACGGAAGATGGCGTATCGGCGCCGGCGCCTGTGACCGATGACGACTCGTCCATGGCCAATGGGAGATATCGGGGACCTGAATATGGCGTAGGAGAACAGACAGTTTCCGAACAAGGTTCTGGCTAGGAGGAAGATGTCTGTGTCGCGGCGGCCACGGGGCGTCAATGGCGTGTTACCCCTCGAAATAATAGGGCACGTCCAAACAGGATCTCAGATCCATCTGTCAGGGCAAGCCGGTGGGGTGGACTGGCGTTGAAACTGCTGTTTTGGGACCAGGAACAAGACATGGACATTCACATCTCGAGATGGAATTTGATGGATTGAGGCTCAACAACGCGAGAAATGCAACATTTCCAAACCCCTGCAAACGTTAGGTGACAGGCCACCCGGCGCCATCCCGGCAGGCAACGTACCCCTGAATTTGATGGTTTACGACCCACCCGCCTCCCCCAGGTCCTCCATTGGCCAACACTGAAATCAATGATGGAGGCTATGAGACAACGGAATGAGACAATATGGGAAGATATGTATTGCAGATTCTACATGTTCTCTTGCATAGCGCTATCTCCAAATCCAGTCAAAGATATCAAAGACGCAAAGACATCCACAGCCCAGCGCATCTGGCCTTCCCCAGTAGGAACCTCCTGCAAAACGGTGTAACCCCACGCTAGGCAAAAAGGGGAAGGCGTCCAGGAACACCCTGGAGATCGGACACGCCCAGCTCCGCCCGCCTCGAACACTCCTCGACGACGAACGAACCACCTGCTGCCCACAGCGTGCGCTGTCGATGGCTCCAGGTCCAAAGCCGTCTCTTCAGCCTCCAGGGACGCCGCCGACGCCGGTTTTTGCGATTACCGGTCAACACGGCGAGCCCTCTTTTCACTTTGTTTGCGACGATTTTGATCTggatcagcaacaacaacagccaggTCGAAATCATCCAAACAACGAACCCGAGGCAACCGTCCGATCAGAGCCGGAAGCCGCGCCCTTTTCGTCCCCGGTACAGCATTACCTCGCGCCCTCCCCACGAAGCAGTCCTGCCGCCTTCCTCGATCCCTACTCTCACCACCCGTCGCTACGGCCGCCGACGCCCGATCATCTCTTCAACAGCATGTCGTCCGATGGGGGCCTTGCCGCCAACGGCGGCGATGCGCCTGCCATGAAGAACCCCTTCAACTTCCAAACCCAGATTATCTCGTCTGGACCGGTCAAATCTGTATGTCTTCGGCCTCTTCCTATCCAATCACTCAGCTAACAACTCACAGAACATCGGCCAACGCCGCGGCCACAGATACAAAcactcctccatctcggccacTCACCAAATCTTCCAAGAACCACCCCCTCGACCGCCCCccgtcctccccgcctccctccccatcccaaccctCCGAGAAGCCTGGTCGAGCATGCAGCGCGATCAAAAAGCCAGGTTATGGTGGTGCTCCCTCCACGCCTTCATCGCCCTCTACGTCTTCCTCTCGGCCGAAGGCTCCCTGGCCATGACAGCCCTCTCCCACCTAGTCTTCTTCGACGTCGGCTCCGCCGCAGTCTGCGTAGCAGTCGACGTCCTAGGCAACTTTGAAGTATGGCGCCGCTCCTCGATCCGGCACCCCTTCGGCCTCCAACGAGCCGAAGTCCTCGCCGGCTTCGCAATGTCTGTCTTTCTCGTCTTTGGCGGATTCGACCTGATCTCGCACTCCATGAAAGACGTCCTCGAATCCGTCGGCCACCAcgcccctcaccaccccgtCTCAACAACCGATGACTCCTCCCAACCCGCCGGTGGTGGCcacggaggtggtggtcacAGTCACGGAGCACGATACATCACCCCCGGCACCCTCGACCTCGCCTCCTTCGCAGCCTTTGTTTCAACCCTCATCTCTGCCTACGGCCTGCGAAACCACGGCCGGATCCGCCGTGTCATGCGCGTGCCGCTGCCgtacctctcctccctcttacCCGAATCCACCATCctttccaaccccttccacttTCTCACCCTCTTCTTTTCAGGCATCATGCTTGTCCTGCCGCTAGTCTATATCCCCCACATCATCTGGCTCGACCGTCTAATCTGCGCGACGATTTCCCTGTCTATGTTTTTTCTCGGGGCTCGTCTAGCAGTAGGACAAGGGTTTATGCTCCTCATGTCGTACAACCACGTCGACAGCAAGAAACAAAAGGGGGACAGCAGCGAAGTCGCCAGCGTgatcaaggagattgagaGCGAGCCGCAGGTTCAGAGAGTGGAGGAGGCGCAGTTTTGGCAGGTGCACTATGGGCTTGCGATGGCGAATCTGAAGGTCAAGGTtaaggggggggagatgatggggggagggcagGGGCAGGATGGGGCGGTCAGCCAGTTACGGCAgagattggggagggtggtgcagaatcggttgggggaggggtatgggaggggggggagttTGAGGTGGGAGGTTACTGTGCAGATGAGTAGTGACTGATTGGGTAGGGGCCTTGGGCAGAAAAATgggaaggaagagagggacTGTACATAGCTCTGTCATTGTGGGGTGGGAACTTACATGGCGTTATTggatttatatatatatattctTTTTGGAGGATGGGTTTATATTGGATGAGATACCTTATATAGGGCGAGTTTACAAGTTGAGCGTTTTGAAGGACTGCTGTTATCATGTCGTGAGTGATGCGGGTGAGGTTACATATCACTTGCCTACTCCTTAGTTTTGTAGGCACCTTGATGGATAGTACCCCTGACActcatacacacacacacacacacacacacacatcacaACACACATCAGAACCCCAGTACTGATCAAAGTATTCCAAATCTGAAAGCTTGCATTCAAGAATAATTACAAAGACATATACACAAAAACAAGAGGTATCCGATCCCGCTTATTCCACTTCCCAACCAACGCCGAAACAAGCCAAACCATAACTTTTGACTCCGCAGTACGCCAATTGTGCCCGTAACCGACCTTTGCCCAAAACAGTATCCCCCAAAAAGTCACCAGCAACCCTACCGCAGCGCCAACTCGGGAAACATCCTCGCAATCTTATCCGGATTCCCATACTCTGTCCTCGCCGGCGTCGGCTCCGGCGTCACAGGACTGGTATCGCTCAAATACGGCCCCAGCATCCCCGCGTGCCCTCCCGCATCCACCGCGCTCAAGctcgccctcttcttcttgatgttCCCCTGACTTGGCTGGGTTTGTCTCACAGTCGGCACCTCCGGCGCCGGAGGAGCCCCGCCGACAAGCGTCGAGCTCGACTCTGAATGCGAGAGTGGTGTCCGTGTTCTTGGGATGGTTGAACTGCTCTCTTGACGGGCATAAGGAAAGGTAGGGATCGtggggccgaggaggcgtTTTTGTGGGTGGTTTTGTTTGTTCTCTTGAGGTTGGGGCGCGCAAGCTGGACCGCAAGTGGTGGATGGGCCGGCGATGGTGGGAATTGGGCCCGAGATGCCGGCGCGGAGGGTGGTTTTCTCGTTGGCCGAGAGGCCGCGGGCTCGGACAAAGGCTGCCGAGCGGcggtgttgggggttgcGGTCGTAGTATTGGTCTTTGATGGGATGAACCATTACCGTCTGATTGTGGATGGTGAGGATTGAGTTTGTTGGGACGTTGACCCAGTTTTCTATCGCACGGATGGTTAGTTTGGGACAATTATGGGGATCGGGGGTGAACATACCTCGCTCAAAGGAAAGGGGTTCACTGGCTACTAGAACTACATCTGCCCCCTTGTCGCTGCGCTCCATTTGATAGTCCCTCTTGTCGGGGGTGGGAGCGCGGGTTTCCCAGAGTGTGCCCGACGAGTAGTATAAACTGGCGGCTTCGTCCGAGGCACTACCTACGTAGCGGGTGCAGATGACGCTATGGCCGTCTGATACGGCAAAGTTGAGTAAACTTCTGGTGTCGACATTCTCAGAGTGGATAACGCTCTCGGGAATGTTGTCGATGAGTtcgttgatgatggcaatTGTCTTGAGCATCGCCTTTCTAAGAACCGTTGGCCCAAATCCATCGGTTGGCTGGGAGCTGGGGTTGTGTCCCATGCGCTCGAGTGTGTCCAAGAACAAGGCAAACGCCCATTCACTGTCGGTCCCTCCCACTACTCCAAGATACCACTTGTCGGCCAACCGCTCGCCGAGCCTCCTCTTGATCTGCTTCCAGCCGCCGATGCCGCCATTGTGCATCCAGATCAAGCTGCCGTGGGAGAATGGGTGGCAATTGTCTTCGCTCAGTGACCCTTCGGTGGTGGCGCGGACATGGGCGAAGATAAGGTGAGAGGCTGTCTTGGAAGCCAATCGTTGGAGGTTGACGCAGTTCCAGGCTGGTGTGGTCGAGGTGAAGAGGCAGGGCGCAGCGCCTAGCTTGGGGTCGGTGTAGAAGCCAATGCCGAACCCGTCGGCGTTGTTTTGACCACGTCGAGTGTCCTGTTGGAGGTGTGTAAGTTGAAGTCCCTTGTCGGCGCTATGCTTGCTCGCGTGGTACTCACCAGCCGGAGGCGAGAGTCAAATGACTGCTTGAGGATGGAGTGTGCTGGGTCGAGGACTAGCTTTGAAAGCAAGATCTCGTCGCTCCCTTTGTAGACCTGAGCATTAGACAACATATGTCAGTAAATCAATTCCCCAACGAGAACCGCCAAAGTATATGGCGCATAGCGGACATACCAGGAACCGGcacatggtgatggtgcccAGGACGGAGCGGGCCGGTGAGTGTTCGGATTGGGCGACCTAATGGATAGATTCGGGACGGGACTTGCTGGACTGAGACGGGGGACTCAATCGATAGATCGGAGTCAGTTGCAGAGTGGCGTGTAGAGAAGGGGAGATAGTTGTGAATTCGCTGCAGGAAAGCGAGTTGGGGGTGGTTCGACAGCCTATTGTGGAAGAGACGAGACGGGTTGGGACAGTCACTTGAGGCAAGTCCCTGGCTCGCAGGGCTGACGAAATCGGCCAAATCAATGGCGGAACGAACCCATCCATCTTAGCGCAGTACCTAAAGTCTGGGGTGCATGCTGAGACCAACGCTGTATCGGCCCTACCAGGGCAGCTTTTGTTTGATCCAAACAGGTGGCATGAGCCTAAAATCGACCTGGAAACTTGGAATCCTGTCTTTTGTGTTCTCACACCCGATAGTTAGGAAGCATCGTGGTGTCTTGGTTGGGTAAAGCTCAGCTCACTCTGTACCTCACTATCACAGGACCCTGGGTTCTGGAACCACAACTGGGCCCATGCTGGTTCATCTTATCGGTTCGTTATCGCCGCTCAACATATTTCGGCATTCCTCAAGCAACACAGCAACCTCTGATCATAAAAATCTAGGAGAggttttttttggcttcTCTATAACCATACAAACACGCCTACTTCTCGCAGATATGACTGCTGTCAGCGGTAACTTTTGCTTCCATCTGCCACTTGCCGCAACGTACGCAATACAGAGAGACCCATCAGTCTCAGACCAGGATTATGTCAGAGAGCCATTTTGTCTCTCAGCGTTTTTCGGAGGCGCTCAATGACGTGCTCCGGGCTCCAATCCGATGAAGCCGGAAGACGAGACTAACTGCTCGTACGGAGTAATGTTAAATCGCCATTACTCTTGCCTCTTTGTGGAAACTCCGAAACTCTCGCCAAAATGGGCATCTATAAACCCCAAAAGTCAGAATGATGCCTGACCTGATACGTGCAATTCAGGGTCTGATGATCATGCGATTAAGCCATCTTGACT encodes the following:
- a CDS encoding uncharacterized protein (EggNog:ENOG503P3IR), whose protein sequence is MDESSSVTGAGADTPSSVPTRPAPGRKRSSSGAGGLLSKLPFMRNSGEHRPRSRRNTNETEITTFPPTPSFTSIPADTPPRHAGAPNAAPPPLPHIIQYQTQQPQSLKTRRRRGSLRKVALLGRGAQREKRDRGLTIDTKLNVYGEPNGTPIQVTAGTAPTSVTSNTLHLQSNSGISKNSINTSTPYGLGISDLTPRPSMDGYASRSGSQPSDPDATPTAALAPINANTPSSRNSITGSRSPSISYNTTDDEDALHMAVPTGPGSSTSNLSSTSSSVNLLRPERASVSSASGSDSYFLNLPHSPHSPPRPLGLGSSTSGSSILPSIQRRRGTVQRAKSPLALNSLAGLSTTPLPQPDSDWDYSETEWWGWVVLIVTWTVFVIGMGSCLGVWSWAWDVGTTPYAPPELEDDPTLPIVGYYPALMILSCVMAWVWVVVAWVGMKYFRHARVSGD
- the zrg17 gene encoding cation diffusion zinc membrane transporter Zrg17 (EggNog:ENOG503NXD4; COG:P), translated to MAPGPKPSLQPPGTPPTPVFAITGQHGEPSFHFVCDDFDLDQQQQQPGRNHPNNEPEATVRSEPEAAPFSSPVQHYLAPSPRSSPAAFLDPYSHHPSLRPPTPDHLFNSMSSDGGLAANGGDAPAMKNPFNFQTQIISSGPVKSNIGQRRGHRYKHSSISATHQIFQEPPPRPPPVLPASLPIPTLREAWSSMQRDQKARLWWCSLHAFIALYVFLSAEGSLAMTALSHLVFFDVGSAAVCVAVDVLGNFEVWRRSSIRHPFGLQRAEVLAGFAMSVFLVFGGFDLISHSMKDVLESVGHHAPHHPVSTTDDSSQPAGGGHGGGGHSHGARYITPGTLDLASFAAFVSTLISAYGLRNHGRIRRVMRVPLPYLSSLLPESTILSNPFHFLTLFFSGIMLVLPLVYIPHIIWLDRLICATISLSMFFLGARLAVGQGFMLLMSYNHVDSKKQKGDSSEVASVIKEIESEPQVQRVEEAQFWQVHYGLAMANLKVKVKGGEMMGGGQGQDGAVSQLRQRLGRVVQNRLGEGYGRGGSLRWEVTVQMSSD
- the DUG3 gene encoding glutamine amidotransferase subunit (COG:M; EggNog:ENOG503NWKE), producing MCRFLVYKGSDEILLSKLVLDPAHSILKQSFDSRLRLDTRRGQNNADGFGIGFYTDPKLGAAPCLFTSTTPAWNCVNLQRLASKTASHLIFAHVRATTEGSLSEDNCHPFSHGSLIWMHNGGIGGWKQIKRRLGERLADKWYLGVVGGTDSEWAFALFLDTLERMGHNPSSQPTDGFGPTVLRKAMLKTIAIINELIDNIPESVIHSENVDTRSLLNFAVSDGHSVICTRYVGSASDEAASLYYSSGTLWETRAPTPDKRDYQMERSDKGADVVLVASEPLSFERENWVNVPTNSILTIHNQTVMVHPIKDQYYDRNPQHRRSAAFVRARGLSANEKTTLRAGISGPIPTIAGPSTTCGPACAPQPQENKQNHPQKRLLGPTIPTFPYARQESSSTIPRTRTPLSHSESSSTLVGGAPPAPEVPTVRQTQPSQGNIKKKRASLSAVDAGGHAGMLGPYLSDTSPVTPEPTPARTEYGNPDKIARMFPELALR